One window from the genome of Gambusia affinis linkage group LG14, SWU_Gaff_1.0, whole genome shotgun sequence encodes:
- the LOC122843148 gene encoding FH1/FH2 domain-containing protein 3-like isoform X2: MTCGKSQLVRDSNPRRPRRGLKASKQKLYNSNGRDLRRALFSLKQIFQDDKDLVHEFVMAEGLTCLIKVGAEADQNYQNYILRALGQIMLYVDGMNGVIGHPETIQWLYTLVGSKFRLVVKTALKLLLVFVEYSESNAPLLIQAITSVDTKRGCKSWFNAMEILQEKDGVDTELLVYAMTLINKTLAALPDQDSFYDMVDSLEEQGMDTVSQRHLGRRGTDLDLVEQLNIYEMTLRHEDGDDGSQPPPTGCRDRRRVSLGGAEKHRGLERRRSRRASLGRPGQAPCGPAAPQRAGFQPFSGHRAEDLSERALSGFLPSIEEECGVEEKEEEEEEEETPVTESDSEEKEGANQTASRAACPTSTVHRTTLQSITISSRKGTKKDNEQKHQAEIHLASTSCPSTPTPSSPECGSSLGPQSQPSLLATLLARKRSTVTVPATKEVSPPLRGSSHLSPDHVPYLPHSPFHLFSYDLDDEPAPSAQAKRSEESPKTTPPRSGVASYASLSTPSTPTTSRVALGGLLSSSYRQHQESLAAERERRRVEREERLQRIEREERNKHSRDYVDKMEEARLAREERYKNVERLAAEEYERDRVRVSRTRPDLSLPFEPSEAWPSSSRSSTPSSFASQEEGEADLEPETPFTARTPSEAEADDSSASVEAEEKQAGVEAEEVEEQKEGEDEEVQEEVAADKEEDVKEPEQEVEKQREEEAEEDSGILSDKERQNEEVNEKDNCSASSISSASSTLEREERVSSENGFKEAEVNENCNKLLDSKLFMLDMLYSQNSKPSAEEEEEREEKGEGEEEDRETHQETSLESSNKEDKSEHRRGIRPIAERFGDLVRDLGSSHPHLDAPANEPPPPPPPPPPPPPKKESDTIWDQLLASPRELRIRDISFTDLTDDDDKDILDAVLLGGCGDLPPPPPPPPFIPRLPPPPPILGCCPPPPPLIGVLRPPPPPSSSGPATAPPPSEPPLFNKKKKTIRLFWSEVRPTDCQYQDHKWSGDSFWSKVEPVKLDTAKLEHLFETKSKEIPVTKKTAADGKRQEIIVLDSKRSNAINIGLTVLPPPRTIKTAILNFDEYALNKEGIEKLLTMIPTEEEKQKIQEAQLANPDVPLGSAEQFLLTLSSISELSARLQLWAFKMDYEATEKEVAEPLQDLKEGMEQLVKNKTLRCILSTLLSIGNFLNGVNAKGFELTYLEKVPEVKDTVHKQSLLHHACSVVVENFPESTDLYSEIGAITRSAKVDFDQLQENLCQMERRCKASWDHLKVIAKHEMKPQLKQKMSDFLKDCAERIIILKIVHRRLINRFHSFLLYLGHPAYSVREISVNRFSKILSEFALEYRTTRDRVLQQKQKRADHRERNKTRGKMIMDMNAPSDDEEERECGRDGSSCSNNGAPSGQDSDQPQGLGHTEDAAEHEHMKAVLRTTLTGSDKEAVGVPGLRTRTRSRPGRGGHTVQPWTSAVEDTQACGDDAADEIMERIVRSATQGPGTRTQPRERRRSRANRKSLRRTLKNGLTPEEALALGLTDSPDT; this comes from the exons CCCTGGGGCAGATCATGCTGTACGTGGACGGGATGAACGGCGTCATCGGCCACCCGGAGACCATCCAGTGGCTCTACACTCTGGTTGGCTCAAAG TTCCGGCTGGTGGTGAAAACGgctctgaagctgctgctggtgtttgtgGAGTACTCCGAGTCCAACGCGCCGCTGCTCATACAGGCCATCACCTCCGTGGACACCAAGAGAG GCTGCAAGTCTTGGTTCAATGCAATGGAGATCTTGCAGGAGAAAGATGGAGTGGACACCGAGCTGCTGGTCTACGCCATGACCCTCATCAACAAG ACACTCGCGGCGCTGCCTGACCAGGACTCCTTCTACGACATGGTGGACAGTCTGGAGGAACAAGGCATGGACACAGTATCCCAGAGACACCTGGGAAGGAGAGGCACTGACCTGGACTTGGTGGAGCAGCTCAACATTTACGAG ATGACTCTGCGTCACGAAGACGGCGACGACGGCAGCCAGCCGCCGCCCACGGGATGCCGCGACCGCCGGCGCGTCAGCCTCGGCGGCGCGGAGAAGCATCGAGGCCTGGAGAGGCGTCGGAGTCGCCGGGCCTCGCTCGGCCGACCCGGGCAGGCCCCCTGCGGCCCTGCGGCCCCACAAAGGGCCGGCTTCCAGCCGTTCAGCGGACACAGGGCGGAGGATCTCAGCGAGAG AGCTCTGTCAGGTTTCCTTCCGTCCAT AGAGGAAGAATGTGGCGtagaggagaaagaggaggaggaggaggaagaagagactCCTGTGACTGAATCTGATTCGGAAGAGAAGGAGGGGGCTAATCAGACCGCCTCCAG GGCTGCGTGCCCTACGTCCACCGTCCACAGGACCACCCTTCAGTCCATCACCATCTCCTCCAGAAAGGGAACCAAAAAGGACAATGAGCAGAAGCATCAGGCAGAAATACACCTGGCGTCTACGTCGTGCCCCTCTACCCCGACTCCCTCTTCTCCAGAGTGTGGCAGTAGTCTCGGCCCCCAGTCCCAGCCCTCCCTGCTGGCCACCCTGCTGGCCAGGAAGCGCTCTACAGTCACTGTCCCCGCCACCAAGGAAGTCAGCCCGCCGCTGCGCGGCAGCTCCCACCTGTCCCCTGACCACGTCCCCTACCTGCCCCACTCGCCCTTCCACCTCTTCTCGTACGACCTGGACGATGAGCCGGCGCCGTCGGCTCAGGCTAAACGCAGCGAGGAGTCGCCCAAAACAACACCTCCCAG gAGTGGAGTCGCGTCGTACGCCTCCCTCAGCACCCCGAGTACGCCCACAACCTCTAG GGTGGCGTTAGGGGGACTGCTGTCCTCGTCCTACCGACAGCACCAGGAGTCTCTGGCGGCTGAGCGAGAGCGCCGCCGTgtggagagggaggagaggctGCAGAGGATAGAGCGAGAGGAGAGGAACAAGCACAG CCGCGACTATGTGGATAAAATGGAAGAGGCCCGGCTCGCGCGAGAGGAGCG GTATAAGAACGTAGAACGTCTGGCGGCGGAGGAGTACGAGAGGGACCGCGTCCGGGTGTCGAGGACTCGGCCTGACCTCAGCCTGCCCTTTGAACCCTCGGAGGCCTGGCCCTCGTCATCGCGCAGCAGCACGCCATCATCCTTTGCCTCCCAGGAGGAAGGAGAAGCTGATCTTGAACCCGAGACACCGTTCACCGCCCGCACCCCGTCTGAGGCTG AAGCCGACGACTCCAGTGCCAGCGTGGAAGCGGAAGAGAAACAGGCAGGGGTTGAAGCAGAGGAAGTGGAAGAGCAGAAGGAAGGGGAGGACGAAGAAGTGCAGGAGGAAGTGGCGGCGGACAAGGAGGAGGACGTGAAGGAGCCTGAGCAGGAAGTGgagaagcagagagaggaggaggcggaggaggacaGCGGCATCCTCAGTGACAAGGAGCGACAAAATGAGGAGGTAAACGAGAAGGACAACTGCTCGGCCTCCAGCATCTCCTCCGCCAGCAGCACCttggagagagaggagagggtTAGCTCGGAGAATG GCTTCAAGGAGGCAGAAGTGAACGAAAATTGCAACAAGCTCCTCGATAGCAAACTCTTCATGCTGGACATGCTGTACTCCCAGAACTCAAAGCCCAGCgccgaggaggaggaagagcgggAGGAGAagggggagggggaggaagaggacaggGAGACCCATCAGGAGACGAGCCTGGAGAGCAGCAACAAGGAGGACAAGTCGGAGCATCGACGGGGTATCCGTCCGATCGCCGAGCGCTTCGGTGACCTGGTCAGAGACCTTGGCTCATCCCACCCCCACCTGGACGCCCCGGCCAACGAGCCGCCTCCTCCGCCTCCGCCTCCGCCTCCGCCTCCTCCCAAAAAGGAGTCGGACACCATCTGGGACCAGCTCCTGGCCAGCCCCCGAGAGCTGCGCATCAGGGACATCAGCTTCACCGACCTGACGGACGACGATGACAAGGACATTCTGGACGCCGTTCTGCTGGGAGGGTGCGGCGACCTCCCGCCTCCGCCGCCTCCTCCACCGTTCATCCCACGGCTTCCTCCGCCGCCCCCCATTCTAGGTTGCTGCCCTCCTCCGCCTCCCTTGATCGGCGTCTTGAGGCCTCCGCCGCCTCCCTCCTCTAGCGGTCCAGCCACGGCGCCCCCTCCCTCCGAGCCGCCTCTCttcaacaagaagaagaagacaattAGGCTCTTCTGGAGCGAG GTGCGTCCCACAGACTGTCAGTACCAGGACCACAAGTGGAGTGGGGACTCCTTCTGGTCCAAAGTGGAACCTGTCAAGTTGGACACAGCCAAACTGGAACACCTGTTTGAGACCAAATCCAAGGAAATACCAGTGACCAAG AAAACGGCGGCGGACGGCAAGCGCCAGGAGATCATCGTCTTGGATTCGAAGAGGAGCAACGCCATCAACATCGGCCTGACGGTCCTGCCTCCGCCGCGCACCATCAAGACGGCCATCTTGAACTTTGATGAGTACGCGCTCAACAAGGAAGGCATAGAG AAACTCCTGACGATGATTCCGactgaggaggagaagcagaagatCCAGGAAGCCCAGCTGGCCAATCCGGATGTCCCACTGGGCTCAGCGGAGCAGTTCCTCCTCACGCTGTCCTCCATCAGCGAGCTCTCCGCCAGACTCCAGCTCTGGGCCTTCAAGATGGACTATGAAGCAACAGAGAAG GAAGTGGCCGAGCCACTGCAGGATCTGAAGGAGGGGatggagcagctggtgaagaACAAAACTCTCAGATGCATCCTCTCTACGCTGCTGTCCATTGGAAATTTCCTCAATGGCGTCAAC GCCAAAGGCTTTGAGCTGACATACTTGGAAAAGGTCCCAGAAGTAAAGGACACGGTCCACAAGCAGTCGCTGCTGCACCACGCCTGCTCCGTCGTGGTGGAAAACTTCCCAGAGAGCACCGACCTCTACTCCGAGATCGGAGCCATCACACGTTCCGCAAAA GTGGATTTCGACCAGCTGCAGGAGAACTTGTGTCAGATGGAGCGTCGCTGCAAGGCTTCGTGGGACCACCTCAAGGTGATCGCCAAGCACGAGATGAAGCCCCAGCTGAAGCAGAAGATGTCTGACTTCCTCAAAGACTGTGCTGAAAGAATCATCATCCTCAAGATCGTTCACCGCCGGCTGATCAACAG GTTTCACTCCTTCCTGTTGTACCTCGGCCATCCAGCCTACAGCGTGAGGGAGATCAGCGTCAACCGCTTCAGCAAAATCCTCAGCGAGTTCGCTCTGGAGTACAGGACCACCAGGGACCGCgtgctgcagcagaagcagaaacgAGCCGACCACCGGGAGCGCAACAAAACCCGGGGCAAGATGATCATGGACATGAACGCACCT tctgatgatgaagaagagcGAGAG TGCGGTCGCGACGGCTCAAGCTGCAGCAACAACGGTGCCCCTAGTGGGCAGGACAGCGACCAGCCCCAGGGTCTGGGCCACACTGAGGATGCTGCAGAGCACGAGCACATGAAGGCTGTACTGAGAACAACCCTGACAGGGAGCGACAAAGAGGCCGTCGGAGTGCCAGGACTCAGGACGAGGACCAGATCTCGGCCGGGAAGAGGAG GTCACACCGTGCAGCCGTGGACGTCAGCCGTGGAGGACACGCAAGCCTGTGGAGACGACGCTGCAGATGAGATCATGGAGCGCATAGTGCGCTCGGCCACGCAGGGTCCAGGAACCAGAACTCAGcccagagagaggaggagatcCAGAGCCAACCGCAAATCAC TGAGGCGGACTCTTAAAAACGGCCTTACACCAGAAGAAGCTCTGGCTTTGGGGTTGACCGATTCTCCGGACACATAA
- the LOC122843148 gene encoding FH1/FH2 domain-containing protein 3-like isoform X3, which yields MTCGKSQLVRDSNPRRPRRGLKASKQKLYNSNGRDLRRALFSLKQIFQDDKDLVHEFVMAEGLTCLIKVGAEADQNYQNYILRALGQIMLYVDGMNGVIGHPETIQWLYTLVGSKFRLVVKTALKLLLVFVEYSESNAPLLIQAITSVDTKRGCKSWFNAMEILQEKDGVDTELLVYAMTLINKTLAALPDQDSFYDMVDSLEEQGMDTVSQRHLGRRGTDLDLVEQLNIYEMTLRHEDGDDGSQPPPTGCRDRRRVSLGGAEKHRGLERRRSRRASLGRPGQAPCGPAAPQRAGFQPFSGHRAEDLSERALSGFLPSIEEECGVEEKEEEEEEEETPVTESDSEEKEGANQTASRAACPTSTVHRTTLQSITISSRKGTKKDNEQKHQAEIHLASTSCPSTPTPSSPECGSSLGPQSQPSLLATLLARKRSTVTVPATKEVSPPLRGSSHLSPDHVPYLPHSPFHLFSYDLDDEPAPSAQAKRSEESPKTTPPRSGVASYASLSTPSTPTTSRVALGGLLSSSYRQHQESLAAERERRRVEREERLQRIEREERNKHSRDYVDKMEEARLAREERYKNVERLAAEEYERDRVRVSRTRPDLSLPFEPSEAWPSSSRSSTPSSFASQEEGEADLEPETPFTARTPSEAEEADDSSASVEAEEKQAGVEAEEVEEQKEGEDEEVQEEVAADKEEDVKEPEQEVEKQREEEAEEDSGILSDKERQNEEVNEKDNCSASSISSASSTLEREERVSSENGFKEAEVNENCNKLLDSKLFMLDMLYSQNSKPSAEEEEEREEKGEGEEEDRETHQETSLESSNKEDKSEHRRGIRPIAERFGDLVRDLGSSHPHLDAPANEPPPPPPPPPPPPPKKESDTIWDQLLASPRELRIRDISFTDLTDDDDKDILDAVLLGGCGDLPPPPPPPPFIPRLPPPPPILGCCPPPPPLIGVLRPPPPPSSSGPATAPPPSEPPLFNKKKKTIRLFWSEVRPTDCQYQDHKWSGDSFWSKVEPVKLDTAKLEHLFETKSKEIPVTKKTAADGKRQEIIVLDSKRSNAINIGLTVLPPPRTIKTAILNFDEYALNKEGIEKLLTMIPTEEEKQKIQEAQLANPDVPLGSAEQFLLTLSSISELSARLQLWAFKMDYEATEKEVAEPLQDLKEGMEQLVKNKTLRCILSTLLSIGNFLNGVNAKGFELTYLEKVPEVKDTVHKQSLLHHACSVVVENFPESTDLYSEIGAITRSAKVDFDQLQENLCQMERRCKASWDHLKVIAKHEMKPQLKQKMSDFLKDCAERIIILKIVHRRLINRFHSFLLYLGHPAYSVREISVNRFSKILSEFALEYRTTRDRVLQQKQKRADHRERNKTRGKMIMDMNAPCGRDGSSCSNNGAPSGQDSDQPQGLGHTEDAAEHEHMKAVLRTTLTGSDKEAVGVPGLRTRTRSRPGRGGHTVQPWTSAVEDTQACGDDAADEIMERIVRSATQGPGTRTQPRERRRSRANRKSLRRTLKNGLTPEEALALGLTDSPDT from the exons CCCTGGGGCAGATCATGCTGTACGTGGACGGGATGAACGGCGTCATCGGCCACCCGGAGACCATCCAGTGGCTCTACACTCTGGTTGGCTCAAAG TTCCGGCTGGTGGTGAAAACGgctctgaagctgctgctggtgtttgtgGAGTACTCCGAGTCCAACGCGCCGCTGCTCATACAGGCCATCACCTCCGTGGACACCAAGAGAG GCTGCAAGTCTTGGTTCAATGCAATGGAGATCTTGCAGGAGAAAGATGGAGTGGACACCGAGCTGCTGGTCTACGCCATGACCCTCATCAACAAG ACACTCGCGGCGCTGCCTGACCAGGACTCCTTCTACGACATGGTGGACAGTCTGGAGGAACAAGGCATGGACACAGTATCCCAGAGACACCTGGGAAGGAGAGGCACTGACCTGGACTTGGTGGAGCAGCTCAACATTTACGAG ATGACTCTGCGTCACGAAGACGGCGACGACGGCAGCCAGCCGCCGCCCACGGGATGCCGCGACCGCCGGCGCGTCAGCCTCGGCGGCGCGGAGAAGCATCGAGGCCTGGAGAGGCGTCGGAGTCGCCGGGCCTCGCTCGGCCGACCCGGGCAGGCCCCCTGCGGCCCTGCGGCCCCACAAAGGGCCGGCTTCCAGCCGTTCAGCGGACACAGGGCGGAGGATCTCAGCGAGAG AGCTCTGTCAGGTTTCCTTCCGTCCAT AGAGGAAGAATGTGGCGtagaggagaaagaggaggaggaggaggaagaagagactCCTGTGACTGAATCTGATTCGGAAGAGAAGGAGGGGGCTAATCAGACCGCCTCCAG GGCTGCGTGCCCTACGTCCACCGTCCACAGGACCACCCTTCAGTCCATCACCATCTCCTCCAGAAAGGGAACCAAAAAGGACAATGAGCAGAAGCATCAGGCAGAAATACACCTGGCGTCTACGTCGTGCCCCTCTACCCCGACTCCCTCTTCTCCAGAGTGTGGCAGTAGTCTCGGCCCCCAGTCCCAGCCCTCCCTGCTGGCCACCCTGCTGGCCAGGAAGCGCTCTACAGTCACTGTCCCCGCCACCAAGGAAGTCAGCCCGCCGCTGCGCGGCAGCTCCCACCTGTCCCCTGACCACGTCCCCTACCTGCCCCACTCGCCCTTCCACCTCTTCTCGTACGACCTGGACGATGAGCCGGCGCCGTCGGCTCAGGCTAAACGCAGCGAGGAGTCGCCCAAAACAACACCTCCCAG gAGTGGAGTCGCGTCGTACGCCTCCCTCAGCACCCCGAGTACGCCCACAACCTCTAG GGTGGCGTTAGGGGGACTGCTGTCCTCGTCCTACCGACAGCACCAGGAGTCTCTGGCGGCTGAGCGAGAGCGCCGCCGTgtggagagggaggagaggctGCAGAGGATAGAGCGAGAGGAGAGGAACAAGCACAG CCGCGACTATGTGGATAAAATGGAAGAGGCCCGGCTCGCGCGAGAGGAGCG GTATAAGAACGTAGAACGTCTGGCGGCGGAGGAGTACGAGAGGGACCGCGTCCGGGTGTCGAGGACTCGGCCTGACCTCAGCCTGCCCTTTGAACCCTCGGAGGCCTGGCCCTCGTCATCGCGCAGCAGCACGCCATCATCCTTTGCCTCCCAGGAGGAAGGAGAAGCTGATCTTGAACCCGAGACACCGTTCACCGCCCGCACCCCGTCTGAGGCTG AAGAAGCCGACGACTCCAGTGCCAGCGTGGAAGCGGAAGAGAAACAGGCAGGGGTTGAAGCAGAGGAAGTGGAAGAGCAGAAGGAAGGGGAGGACGAAGAAGTGCAGGAGGAAGTGGCGGCGGACAAGGAGGAGGACGTGAAGGAGCCTGAGCAGGAAGTGgagaagcagagagaggaggaggcggaggaggacaGCGGCATCCTCAGTGACAAGGAGCGACAAAATGAGGAGGTAAACGAGAAGGACAACTGCTCGGCCTCCAGCATCTCCTCCGCCAGCAGCACCttggagagagaggagagggtTAGCTCGGAGAATG GCTTCAAGGAGGCAGAAGTGAACGAAAATTGCAACAAGCTCCTCGATAGCAAACTCTTCATGCTGGACATGCTGTACTCCCAGAACTCAAAGCCCAGCgccgaggaggaggaagagcgggAGGAGAagggggagggggaggaagaggacaggGAGACCCATCAGGAGACGAGCCTGGAGAGCAGCAACAAGGAGGACAAGTCGGAGCATCGACGGGGTATCCGTCCGATCGCCGAGCGCTTCGGTGACCTGGTCAGAGACCTTGGCTCATCCCACCCCCACCTGGACGCCCCGGCCAACGAGCCGCCTCCTCCGCCTCCGCCTCCGCCTCCGCCTCCTCCCAAAAAGGAGTCGGACACCATCTGGGACCAGCTCCTGGCCAGCCCCCGAGAGCTGCGCATCAGGGACATCAGCTTCACCGACCTGACGGACGACGATGACAAGGACATTCTGGACGCCGTTCTGCTGGGAGGGTGCGGCGACCTCCCGCCTCCGCCGCCTCCTCCACCGTTCATCCCACGGCTTCCTCCGCCGCCCCCCATTCTAGGTTGCTGCCCTCCTCCGCCTCCCTTGATCGGCGTCTTGAGGCCTCCGCCGCCTCCCTCCTCTAGCGGTCCAGCCACGGCGCCCCCTCCCTCCGAGCCGCCTCTCttcaacaagaagaagaagacaattAGGCTCTTCTGGAGCGAG GTGCGTCCCACAGACTGTCAGTACCAGGACCACAAGTGGAGTGGGGACTCCTTCTGGTCCAAAGTGGAACCTGTCAAGTTGGACACAGCCAAACTGGAACACCTGTTTGAGACCAAATCCAAGGAAATACCAGTGACCAAG AAAACGGCGGCGGACGGCAAGCGCCAGGAGATCATCGTCTTGGATTCGAAGAGGAGCAACGCCATCAACATCGGCCTGACGGTCCTGCCTCCGCCGCGCACCATCAAGACGGCCATCTTGAACTTTGATGAGTACGCGCTCAACAAGGAAGGCATAGAG AAACTCCTGACGATGATTCCGactgaggaggagaagcagaagatCCAGGAAGCCCAGCTGGCCAATCCGGATGTCCCACTGGGCTCAGCGGAGCAGTTCCTCCTCACGCTGTCCTCCATCAGCGAGCTCTCCGCCAGACTCCAGCTCTGGGCCTTCAAGATGGACTATGAAGCAACAGAGAAG GAAGTGGCCGAGCCACTGCAGGATCTGAAGGAGGGGatggagcagctggtgaagaACAAAACTCTCAGATGCATCCTCTCTACGCTGCTGTCCATTGGAAATTTCCTCAATGGCGTCAAC GCCAAAGGCTTTGAGCTGACATACTTGGAAAAGGTCCCAGAAGTAAAGGACACGGTCCACAAGCAGTCGCTGCTGCACCACGCCTGCTCCGTCGTGGTGGAAAACTTCCCAGAGAGCACCGACCTCTACTCCGAGATCGGAGCCATCACACGTTCCGCAAAA GTGGATTTCGACCAGCTGCAGGAGAACTTGTGTCAGATGGAGCGTCGCTGCAAGGCTTCGTGGGACCACCTCAAGGTGATCGCCAAGCACGAGATGAAGCCCCAGCTGAAGCAGAAGATGTCTGACTTCCTCAAAGACTGTGCTGAAAGAATCATCATCCTCAAGATCGTTCACCGCCGGCTGATCAACAG GTTTCACTCCTTCCTGTTGTACCTCGGCCATCCAGCCTACAGCGTGAGGGAGATCAGCGTCAACCGCTTCAGCAAAATCCTCAGCGAGTTCGCTCTGGAGTACAGGACCACCAGGGACCGCgtgctgcagcagaagcagaaacgAGCCGACCACCGGGAGCGCAACAAAACCCGGGGCAAGATGATCATGGACATGAACGCACCT TGCGGTCGCGACGGCTCAAGCTGCAGCAACAACGGTGCCCCTAGTGGGCAGGACAGCGACCAGCCCCAGGGTCTGGGCCACACTGAGGATGCTGCAGAGCACGAGCACATGAAGGCTGTACTGAGAACAACCCTGACAGGGAGCGACAAAGAGGCCGTCGGAGTGCCAGGACTCAGGACGAGGACCAGATCTCGGCCGGGAAGAGGAG GTCACACCGTGCAGCCGTGGACGTCAGCCGTGGAGGACACGCAAGCCTGTGGAGACGACGCTGCAGATGAGATCATGGAGCGCATAGTGCGCTCGGCCACGCAGGGTCCAGGAACCAGAACTCAGcccagagagaggaggagatcCAGAGCCAACCGCAAATCAC TGAGGCGGACTCTTAAAAACGGCCTTACACCAGAAGAAGCTCTGGCTTTGGGGTTGACCGATTCTCCGGACACATAA